ACTCGCTAAAGAAACGGCCCGGGCGATGCGGGCCGGCATTCCTGGCTGTTCTGGTGGTGGGCTGGCTTTTGGCCGTCCCTAACTCGGCCTCGTTTGGAGTAGCACCTCCTCTCGAATCACCGTTCGGCAACGTGACGGTCAACCAACCAGTCGCGGTCGCGGTCTCGCTCGGCAGGGCACTCGTGACCCAACATTGTTCAACACAAGTTCTGTCGATTAGCGGCACGCAGAGTTCTGCGACCGCAAGCGTGTTCGCGACGCTTCCCGCCCAGGGGCCTGCTACTTGCGAGGATTATATCGCCATCGTGCCCGCACAGCCGAACATCCAGACCGTCGCGGGATTCCCGACCCCATTTTTCAACGGGTTCACGTCAAATGACGTATACGTCACCCAGGGCCCGAACATTACCAAGATCTCGTTTGACGGTTCAACCGTTACCGCCTTTGCGACCCTTCCTTCCTGCGCAGCTTCAGGCAACGGCATCACCATCGACCGTCAGGGCACGTTTGGCCACAATTTGATCGTCACATGTGCAAACGGCCCGGTGTGGCTCCTGAACGGGAGCGGTCAGACCGTGAAGGTAGATGGTGCTCCAACCCGTAGGCCCATCGCGACAGTACCAATCACCACGGGCCAGATCGTCGAGGGGCCGGACGTTGCGCCTTTATCATTTGGTTCGTTTGGGGGTCAGCTTCTCGTCACCGTATCCCCGATCGTTCCTTCGGTACCGCCGACGGGCAATGTCGTCGCCGTCAATCCTTCCAACGGGAAGGTCTCGGCAGTTGCCCCCCTGCCCACTGCCGAATCAGTCGCCCTCATTCCGACAACGAAATGCACCTTCGGTCTCTCATCGGCCACCTATTTCACCGCCGCTTTCGGGACCAACACCGTCGATTTCCTGCCCTTGATAGATCCGAACACCGGCATGAGCGTGTTCGCCGGGCTGGGCGGGACGAACGCCCTGGTCACCAGCGAGGGCAGTGCAAACGGCGCGGGGATCACGCTGCTCACGTCCACCGGGGGCACGTCGACCTTCGAATCTTTCGTCACCGAGCATCAAGGTTCGGCCTTCGTCGACTGCACCGCTCCGTTGCTCCTACAAGCTTTTCGGACCGAAGCCTCCCTCAGCATTGGCCCGGGCGCAGTCGGAGTGAGCAGCGTTTTCATCCTCCAAGAACCGAACTTCAACCCGTTGGCTATATGCGTGGGCACCACCACGGCAGACGGGAGTCAGCCGTGTCTCTCGCACGTGCCGACGTATGGCATCACGGGGACAGAGCAAAGCTTCAAAGAGTGCGGAAAAAGCCTCGTCTCGTCGGGCTCGGGTCCGGCTCTGGAGTGTAAGTTCTTCAAGAACCTGGAGTCAGCCCAAGCGATTAATAAGTTTACCGGCACGTTGATCATCAAGGTCAAGACTCAGGGCCCCACCGGCGATGACGCAGAAGGGGGCACGTAAGGAGTCACGCAGGCCGTCCCTGACGGACTCCACGCCCCAGTGTAGGACGCCTTGACCCGTCTCCGTGATTGGGCGGTGTGTGAAAATCGCGCCGTGGATCAGCCCGGTGAGCGCGGCCTGGTGATGATCACCCTCCTGGTGACGATACTTATCGTCACCATCGTCAGTGTGTCGCTGATCGGTTTGATGAACGCGGATATGACCCACGCGTCCATCCAGTACGCGGTGAGCCGCAGCTTCTACATCGCTCAGGCCGGCCTCGAAGAAGCCAAGGTGCAGGTTTCGGCAGCGGCCGATCCAGGGGCCTACGCGACGCCGGCCGAAGGCGTGACGGAGACGTATGGGGGCGGCCAGTTCACGTATTGGGTCGATACCGATACCGGGCCAAAGACGGCGTGCGGATCAGGGCTCAAGACGCTGGAGGCCGTCGGACAGGTCGCGTATCTCAGTAGGACGCTCTCTACGCGGGTCCGTGCCTGTGGCGTGGCCGGGGTGCCCTTCTTGACGGCACTCTTCGGGGTGTCCCGGATCGAGTTTCAAGGGGCGGCGACCCGAGTGTACCTTGCGCCGTATCTCGTCGGCTCGCCCGGGGGAGGGGGAACCCTGGGATCCTTCACGGAGATCAATTTCGCCGACAACGGGGTCCGACTGAATACCGTGAGCGACGTGGCCAGCGATGCCGTGACGTTACGAGACGGGAGATTTCTTGACTATATGCTGTTCGGGTTCGCAACCGCGCCGAGCTACGATCCCACCCCCACGGCCGATCCGGCTCCGTGGATCTTGGGGGCGTTCGGGGACATCGTCAAGGCTCGACCGGCGACCGGGCCGGCCGTGAACGCGTGCGGGACTCCCTACGCCTGCGTGACCGTGGGACAAAGTCTGTCCGATGTCAAACGGATATCCGACCTCCGCGACGCGAACTATCTTCCTCATGTGTACATGAACAGCATGCGCGAGGAAGCGTTGCCGCGCCTCGGCCTCAATCCCGAGACGTTTTGGACCCAGGCCGCGCACAATACGGCCAACGAGGCCATGAACAAGATGCTGGGGTTCCCGCAAAAGGATTCTGTCTATGAACTCAAACAGTTCTATCAGATCGCCGCGTACCTCGCGGCATATCCGGGGAAATCCCTGCAAGGCACCGTATACGTCACAGGATCGGTTCGGTTCACCCGAAGCGTGGACCTGGGTAACGTCACGCTTGCCGTAGGGGGCGATCTGATCATCGCGGACAACGCGACGGTCGCGATCCGGCACGACCTCTCCGACGTGTCAGGTCGCCGGATGCCCGGGATCGTGGTGTTCGGGTTCGCTGCCCCCGCCGGAAGATCGACGAACGAATGTGAGGGCGAGCACGCAAACGGGTCCGGGCGCATCCTGGTGTGCGAGGGAAGCACGCTGGTCGTGGATGGCCTGGTCTACACGCAGGATGGGATGGCGATCCATCCGCAGGCGTCTGTGGATCAGGTTGGGGCCATGTATCACGATAATCGGGGGACGGCGAACCCCAGCTTCTCCGCTCAGAACGCGACCGTCGTGCTCCGATTTGACCCGCTCGCGCTCAGCGCCTTCGGAAGCGGTATGACCATCCTCTCCTGGCAGCAACTCCGCTAGCCGCCGCCGAAGACGGCGAGGGCTGTTATGCCCTGACCGACGTGCCCTTGACGTCGAGGACGGACTTCTCCGCGTGTCGAACTCGCTGGCAGAGGGCGTGCATGATCTTGTGGACAAGCGATGCCGTCCGGTCCAGCAACTGCCAGAATTCCCGGTGCCCGAGGACCAGCAGCCGGATCGGGGTGCTCGCTTCGACCGTGGCCGAACGGGGCTCCCCGTCCAGCAGGCTCATTTCGCCAAAGAAATCCCCCGCCCGCAACGAGGCCGTGCGGCCGGGTTGGGTGGTCACCCGCGCCTCTCCTTCGACGATAATGAACAGCTCGTGGCCGGCCTCGCCGATCGTGGCGAGCCGTGTTCCCGCCGGCGCCTCAACCTCATCCACCAGGCCGGCGATCTGACTGAACTCCCTCTTCGACAACCCCGCGAAGAGCGGAACCTTCTCTATCAGCGCAACCTTAAACCGAGTGCGAATCGCGTGGCTGGCCTTCGTGTGCCGCCACTTGGCATACCCCGACAACATCTCCCACCCCCCGCCGAGCCCTGCAGCGTCGAACCCGTTCCCCCGTTGACACTAGCATCGGAACGTTATGACTATGTTAAACAGGCATGCCGCGTTGTCGGCGGAAAAAGGACATTCGTGACTGCGCTGGTATTCAGTGGCAGCGGAGGGCGACCGAGCCGTGGATCATCGGCACAAGGTCTCGTCTTCACCGGAACCCGTTGACGCGCTCCTGCGCTGTGTGCCGTTCTTCACCGATCTCGATCGTGTGGACATTGCACGGCTGATTGGTGGGCTGGAACGGGTTCACGTCCCCGCCGGTACCGTGATCTTCTCCGAAGGGGCACGGGCCGATGCGCTCTATTTGCTGGAACGCGGTAAGGTCAACATCACCGTCAGGACGGCGGACGGCGACAGATCCGTGGCGGTCCTCGAGGCGCCGCAGCACTTTGGTGATCTCGGCCTGCTCATCGCGCGCCGGACCGCCTCCGCCAGAGCCATCACCGACGTCGATGCCTGGCGTCTACCGCGCGAGCGATTGGAACAGGTGGTCCGTGAGCGCCCAGCGATCGGCTTGGCGATGGCCGCATCCCTCGCGACATTGATCGACGAACGATCGCGAGAGCGCGTGGGGGCCACCCGGTCGTCCGCCATCGAGGGCGACGCGGCCATCAACATCCCCCATCCTGCACGTTCCGTCAGATGGCGGGCGATGGGAGTCGTAGCGGCCCTCGCCCTTCCCCTTGCGTTGTGGTCGATCCCCCCGGTCGGCGGGCTCACCTCCAAGGGATGGCACGTCGGCGTCATCGTTCTTGGTGCCGGCGCGGCGTGGCTGTGTCAGCCAGTGCCCGATTTCGTGGTGGCCCTCGGGATGGCGGCGGCCTGGGGGATCACCGGCCTCGTGCCCGTGTCGATGGCCTTTTCCGGGTTCGCGAGCCCCACGTGGGTCCTGGCCCTCGGGGCGGTTGGACTGGCGGCGGCCATGGCTCGCTCGGGTTTGCTCTTCAGGCTCGCGCTCCTACTCTTGAGATTCGTGCCGGCGACTCACGCAGGTCAGATCTGTGCCCTTCTCACCGGAGGCGTGCTCACGACACCCATTGTGCCCATGGCCACTGCGCGGATCGCTACAACGGGGGGCCTGGCGCAGGAACTCGCCCAAGGATTAGGATACTCCGGTCGGACCCAGGAGAGCGCCGCGCTCGCCTTTGCAGGGCTCATCGGCTATGCATCGTTCAGCAGCGTGTTCCTCACCGGATTGGCAACAAATTTCTTCGTGCTGGGCTTGTTGCCGCCCGCCGAGCGTCTCCATATCGACTGGCTGACCTGGTTCCGGGAAGCCGCGCCTGTGGGAATCATCCTCTACGTGGGTGCGCTTGTGATCCTCCTCGTGTTATTTCGCCCGCAGCGGGCTCCCACGGTGTCGGTCGAGATGCTTCACCGGCAGGCGGCCGTCCTCGGCCCGCTCTCGCGGCAGGAGCGCACCACGATTGCGGCGCTGGCTGTGCTGCTCATCGGCCTGCTGGTGCAACCTCTTCTTCGCGTCGACACGGCGTGGCTCGGTGCAACGGCCCTGGTCGTGGTGCTCGCCGGAGGCGTCCTCGATCGAACGATGTTCCGCAGGGAGATCGAGTGGGGATTTCTTGTGCTCTTCGGCATCCTGGTCGGTTCCGGAGAAGTGTTCCGAAGCGCCGGGATCGACCAGTGGATTGCCGCGAGGCTGATCCCCCTTGTCCATGCCGTCGGGCATCCCGCACTCCTCGCGCCCCTCCTCGGCGCCTCCGTGGCGGTATGCCGGCTCGTGCTGCCAAGAGTTCCCGCGAATTTTCTGCTGAGCCTGGCGTTGGTGCCCGCGGCCCCACACCTGGGGCTCGCCCCCTGGCTCGTTGGGTTCATCGTGCTTACCGTCGGGAACACCTGGCTGCTTCCGAACCTGAGCGACTTCTACACGCTTCTTCGGGATGCCACCCGGGGCGAGATGTTCACGGAACGCGACGGGGTCCTCGTTGGCGCGGCGCTCACGCTCCTCGTCATCGTGGCAATTGCCGCAAGCGTCCCGTATTGGCGGGCCACGGGCCTCATCCGTCCGTAGCGACCTGATCCTCTATGCCGACACGGAGGCCTCCGCGTCTCGAACGCGGCACGACAGGACCCGCATGATCTTGACCACGATCGGCGGCGCCTTCTCCAACAGTTCGGAGAACTCGCGTCCACCGATGACGAGCAGGCGCATGTCCGACGCTGCTTCCACCGTGGCCGAGCGGGGCCCGCCATCGACGAGACTCATCTCTCCAAAAAAGTCGCCGGGGCTGAGGCGGACGGTTCGCCGGCGGCCGATGGTGACGGTAGCCCGCCCCTCGACGATGATGACGAGTTCGGCGCCGTGCTGGCCGGCGGTGGCCAACCGGCTCCCCGCCGGCACCGTGATCTCGTCGACGAGCCGTTCGATCTGCCCGAGCTGCTTCCGCGACAAATCCCTGAACAGCGGGATTTTTTGCAGCAGGGCCACCTTCTTGGATCGCTGGAACACGGGGCACCCTCCCTTCCAACGTGCAGTACGGCGAGCCTCAGATCAGGGCATCAATACGCGGCTATGCGGGCCGAGGTGGAAATGCGCCCCCTCCTTCCCGGCCTCGCAGGAGAAGGGCAGCGGGGACGACCCACAGCCGTCTGCGATCAACCGGTCAAGCGCCTGATCGGACCTGTTGGGGGCGTGGTGAAACGCGATGAGCCGCTTGACGTGGGCTGACTTGGCAAAGGCGACGGCATGGGAGATGGCGCTGTGGCCCCATCCGACATGCTGCGGGTACTCGGCGGCGGCATATTGAGCATCGTGGATGAGGAGATCCGCGTGTGCCGCGAGGTCGAACCCGGAGGTCCAGCCCGAAGGCACCGGGAGGTGGCGCACCCCCAGCGCCGGTTCGTGGTCGGGGATGTAGGCCATCACGCCCCCCTCATCGGCGATGCGGTAGCCCACCGTGGGGCCCGGATGGCACACCAGCGCAGCCGTGATCTGGAATCCGGCGATGGCAAAGCTCCCCAAGGGCACATCGTGGAACGTGAGGCGGCACGGCAGGTCATACAATCGAACGGGGAACAACGGCGGGCTGAGGTATCTGGTCAACCGCGTCTCGAGATCGAAGGTGGTCGACGATGGCCCCCAGATGTGGACATCCAGGTCGGAGCGTTCCAGCGGCCCGAAAAACCCAAGCCCGAGGATATGGTCCATGTGGAGGTGCGTCAGAAGGATGTCGACCCTGGCGACCTCCGGCTCAAGCGCGGCGCCCAGTCGCCGGATACCTGTCCCGGCGTCGAGGATGAGCAGCGTTCGATCTTCGCCCCGGACTTCGACGCAGGACGTATTGCCCCCGTACCGGACGGTATCAGGACCGGGGCTCGGCAAGGACCCTCTGGTGCCCCACAGTGTGATCCTCACACGCCCTCAGCACTCCAGAAGGCGGCCACTGCGCCGAGGTGCCGTCCGCTCAGCCCTGCAACCGGAAACGCCATGATCTCAATCAGCTTGGACCCCCCATCGAGCCCGGTGAATTGAATGATCCTGTGGGCGGGGCGGCCCTGCCGGAGGGCCACGAACAGCGGCAAGGCCTCCACGGGGAGCGGGGCACCATGCTCATCTTTTGGGTGGAAGATGGTCGACCAGACCCCCAGCTTCATTTCACCGGCCTCGTCGAATCGGCGCCCCAGCAGCAGCTCGGCGGGCTCGTTGTAGAAGAGCAAGGTCCCTTCCGCGTCCACCACAAAGATCGGGATGGACAGGTAGCCGGCGAGCTGGCGGATCAGGATGAGCTCGATCGGCTTCTGGGGCATGCATGTGCTTTCAACGTCATCCAGTCGTCAATCGCTCCGCCTGCCGGAGACGCCTGGAGAGCGTGCGCATGATTTTCCTCGTCATCGGCAGAGACTCGTCCAACAGCTGCCAGAACTCTCGGTACTTGAGGACCAACAACCGCATCGGGGTGGCCGCGTCGACCGTCGCGGAGCGAGGGTCTCCGTCGATCAGGCTCATCTCACCGAAGAAGTCACCCGGCCCCAGGTGAACGGTTCGTCCACGTCTGGTCGTCACCAGGGCGCGGCCGTCGACGATGATGAACATCTCACGGCCCGCCTCCCCGATGGTGGCCAGCCGATTCCCCATCGGGACCCCTACCTCATCCATCAACCGCGAAATCTTCGTCAGCTCTCGCGCCGAGAGCCCCGTGAACAACGTCGATTTCTCAAGCAATGCCGCTTTGCTGGACGCAGACGTTTGCGCCGGCATACGCCCCCCCCAACAAGACTGGTGCCCCAGATTCGGACTGTCGGCGGGACTTCCCTCTGCAGCGGCATCGGCGCCGGCCGATGCCCGGGCGGGCTACAATGGCCGCCAGCGTCGGTTGTTTCGGGCCAGGAGGGCGCGCGCGGCGTCGGGCCCCCAGGTCCCCGCGGCGTAGATCGGGGGCGGCTCGGCCGGCGACGATTGCTCCCACCACTCGAGCGCCGGTTCCACCAAGTCCCAGGCCTCCTCGACCTCGTCTCGACGGGTGAAGAGGGTGGAGTCGCCGAGGAGGCAGTCGAGCAGCAGCCGCTCGTACGCCGACATCTCTCCGACGTCGAAGGCGGTCCCGAACGTGAACCCCATGTTGACCGGGCGCAGGGTCATCGACATGCCGGGGACCTTCGCCACGAACCTGAGCGAGATCGCCTCGTCGGGCTGGATGTTCAGCGCCAGCAGATTGGGCTCGCTTGCGGCGCTGTCGCCGAAGAGCGGCAGCGGGGCCCGCTTGAACTGCACGGCGACCTCGGTCACCCGCTTCGGGAGGCGCTTGCCGCTCCGTAGGTAGAACGGCACGCCGGCCCACCGCCAGTTGTCGATGAAGAGCCGCATCGCGACAAACGTCGGCGTCCGCGATCCCGCCGGCACTCGGGGCTCCTCCAGGTATCCCGGCATCGCCTGTCCGTCGATGCGGCCGGGGCCGTACTGGCCGAACACGACGTTGCGCGAGACGCCGTCGGGGGCGATCCGCCGCGCGGCGCGTAGCACCTTGACCTTCTCGGACCGGACTGCGTCGGGATCGATCGCCACCGGGGACTCCATCGCCATCAGGGTCAGCAGTTGCATCATGTGACTCTGGACGATGTCGCGCACCACCCCCGCCGTATCATAGTAGCCGGCCCGCCCTTCGACCCCGACCGTCTCGGCCACCGTGATCTGGACGTGGTCGACGTAGTGCTGGTTCCAGATCGGCTCGAAGATCCCATTGGCAAAGCGAAACACCAGGATGTTTTGAACGGTCTCCTTCCCCAGGTAGTGGTCGATCCGGAAGATCTGGCTCTCGCGGAACACGCCGAGCAGCGTCCGGTTGAGCGCCTGTGCGCTGGCGAGGTCGCGCCCGAAGGGCTTTTCCACGATCACCCGCGTCCACGGGCGGCCGCCGTCGGCGCTCCGAGTCGGCCGGGCGACCAACCGGTGCTCACCGAGCCGGTTCACGATCTCCGCGTAGAGTTCAGGCGCGGTGGCCAGGTAGAAAAGCCGGTTGCCCGCGGTGCCCCGCTCGCGGTCCAGCCGGTCGAGCATTTCGCGCAGACGATCGTACCCGGCGGGATCGTGGAAGTCGGCCTGGACGTAGAAGATTCGACGGGCAAAGAGCTCCCACGTCGGCTCCCCCCCTGAAGGGGGGGCGTCGCCGAGCACCGACTTCGCCACCTCGCGCCGGAAGACGTCGTCGGTCATCGGCCGCCGGGCGAATCCCACCACGGCATACTCGGCCGGCAGCATGCCGAGCCGAGCGAGCATGTACAGCGCGGGCATGAGTTTGCGATGGGCCAGGTCGCCGGTCGCGCCGAAGATCACCACCGCGCACGGATCCGGCGCACGGCGGGCCCGCCGCTGTTCGCGGACGGGCGAGGGACTCGAGACCGCGGTCATCCGCTTTACGCGCCCCGGACCGCGTGACCGCCAAACTGGTTGCGCAGGGCCGCAAGAACCTTATCCCCGAAGTTCTCCTCCTGCCGGGACCGGAGGCGCTGCAGGAGCGAGAGCGTGATCACCGGCGCCGGGATGTTACGGTCGATCGCTTCCTGGACCGTCCACCGCCCCTCGCCGGAGTCCTCGACGTATCCGCGGAGCGTCCGGAGGTCGGGGTCGCTGCGAAACGCCCGCTCCGCGAGTTCGAGCAGCCACGACCGCACGACGCTCCCGTGGTTCCACAGGTCGCTCACCGCGCGTAGGTCGATCTTGTACGGCCCGTCGTGGAGGACCGCGAAGCCTTCCGCATAGGCCTGCATCATGCCGTATTCGATGCCGTTGTGGATCATTTTGACGAAGTGCCCGGCGCCGCTCGGGCCGACGTGGAGATACCCGCCCTCCGGTGCGAGGTCCCGAAACGCCGGCTCCACGACGCGCACGGCTTCCGGCGTCCCCCCCACCATCAGGCAGTACCCGACCGTGAGCCCCCAAATGCCTCCGCTGGTTCCGGCGTCAATGTACTGCAGGCCGCGCGCCTTCGCGGCCTCCGCCCGCCGCACCGAGTCCCGGTACCACGAGTTGCCGCCGTCGACGATGATGTCGCCCCGCCCGAGAAGCGGCGTCACGTCCTGGAGTGTGGCGTCGACCGCATCGCCCGCGGGGATCATCATCCACACCACTCGGGGGGAGGCCAGCTGGCCCACGAGTTCGGCGATCGAGGCCGCGGGGGTGGCGCCGAGTCCCCCCGCTTCCTTGCGTACTTCGGGCCGCCTGGCATACACCGCGATCTCGTGTCCGCGGTCGAGGAGGCGCTTCACCATGTTGCCGCCCATCCGGCCGAACCCGATAAAGCCCAGCTTCACGCGTCCACCCCCCTCAACGATTCCCACTCCTTCGTCGCGGTCCGCACCCGCGTCGTGCCGCGTGCGCCTACGCGGCGCGGAGCCTGCGTTCGATCGCGGCGAGGAGCTGGTTGTACGAATCCGCAAACGACTTCACCCCGGCATCGAGCACCCGCTGGGTGACGTCGTCGATACTGATCCCCACCTCGGGGAGCTGCCTGAACACGGCGTCCGCCTCGTCGAGCCCTTCCAGAAGCGCCCGCGGGTTCACCCGGCCGTGGTCTCGGAACGCCGCGAGCGTCTGGGGTGGAATCGTGTCGACGGTGTCGGGGCCCACGAGCGCTTCAACGTACAGGAGGTCGGGATACGCAGGGTTCTTCGTGCTGGTGCTCCCCCACAGCGGCCGCTGGACGCGCGCCCCACGGCCGGCCAGCGCTTTGAATCGCCCGCTCCCGAACTGCTCGCGAAACGTGCGGTAGGCCCGCTTCGCGTTGGCGATCGCGACCTTGCCGAGCAGACCCTGCAGGCGCGCCCGTTCGGCGGGATCGGAGGCATTCTGCAGCTTCGCCTCGAGCCGCTTGTCCGTCTCGGTATCGATGCGGCTGACGAAAAAGCTCGCCACCGAGGCCACGCGGTCGATGGGCTGGCCGGCGGCCACCCGGGTCTCCAGGCCCCGGAGGTAGGCCTCCGCGACTCGGCTGTAGGCCTGCACCGAGAACAGCAGGGTGATGTTGATGTTTCGGCCCTCCGCGATCATCGCCTCGATCGCCGGCACGCCTTCCGGTGTTCCGGGGATCTTGACCATGAGGTTCGGCCGGCCGATGCGCTCGATCCACTGGCGGACCTCCCGGACCGTGCCGGCCGCGTCGTGGGCCAGGAGCGGGGAGACCTCAACCGAGACAAACCCGTCCGCGCCCCCCGTCCGGTCGAACACGGGCCGGAGGATATCGCACGCCGCGGTGATGTCCTCGGCGACGAGGGTCTCGTATGCTTCGGTGACGCTCGCCCCTTTCGACCGGAGCCGGGCGAATGAGGCGTCGTAGTCCGGGCTCTCGGAGATCGCCTTCTCGAAGATCGTGGGGTTGCTCGTCACCCCCGAGAGGCCGTCCTCCTCGACGAGCCGGCGCAGCTCGCCCGACTGCAGCAGGTTCCGCTGGATGTAGTCCAGCCACACGCTCTGGCCCGCCTTGCTGAGCGCCAGAAGAGGGTTACGAACCGTGATCTCTTTCATCGCGTTTTCCGTCCTTTCTCCAGTACCGTCTTTGCGGCGTCGACCACGTGCTCCGGGGTAAAGCCCAGTTCGCGCATCACCACGGACCCCGGGGCCGAGGCGCCGAACCGGTTCACGCCGATGATCGCGCCGTCCAATCCAACGTACCGCTCCCAGCCGAACGGAGAAGCGGCCTCGATGCTCACGCGGGCCCGGACGGCCGGGGGAAGGACCTGATCCCGGTACGATCGCGCCTGGGCCTCGAATAGATCCCACGACGGCATCGAGACGACCCGGCTCCGAATCCCCTCCTTGACGAGCCGCTGGTGTGCCTCGACCGCGAGCGGCACCTCCGAGCCGCTGGCGATCAAGATCACCTCTGGCAGAGCGCCACCGGCCTCGGCCAGCACGTACCCGCCCCGCGCCACGCCCGACGCGGGAGCCAGGCTCGAGCGATCGAGCACCGGCAGTTTCTGCCGCGTGAGCACGATCCCCACCGGTCCTCCGGTGTGTTTCAGCGCAGCCCGCCATGCCTCGACCGTCTCGGTGGCATCCGCCGGCCGCAACATCATCATGTTCGGAATGGCGCGCAGGCTGGCCAGGTGCTCGATGGGCTGGTGGGTCGGTCCATCCTCTCCCAACCCAATGCTGTCGTGGGTCCAGACGTAGATGGCATGCGCCCCGCTCAACGCCGCCAAGCGCACGCTCGGCTTCATGTAGTCGAAGAACGTCAGGAATGTAGCGCCAAACGGGAGGACGCCGCCGTGGAGCGCCGCGCCGGTCAGGATGGCCGCCATGGCATGCTCGCGCACCCCGAAGTGCAGGTTGCGGCCGGCGTATCCCCAGACGCCTCCGGACGTGCCCTGCGGAGCCAGCCCATCCCCGGCGCTGCCGGCCGGGGCGGGGGGTTCGAAATCCCCCTGCCCTTTCATGTTCGTGCGCGTCGACGGGTCGAGATCCGCCGAGCCTCCGATCAGATTCGGCACGACTGCGGCAAGCGCGTTGATCACTTTGCTGCCCGCGTCGCGCGTCGCCATCTCGCCGTCCTTGAGCGTGAACGTCGGGAGCTTCGCCTCCCAACCCTCCGGAAGCGCGCCCGCGAGCGCGGACGTAAATTGCCCGGCCAGATCTGGATGAGAGGCCCTGTAGGCGGCGACCCGCCGCTGCCAGGCCGTTTCCAATTCCGCGCCGCGTTCCACAGCCTTGCGAAACTCCCGCAGCGCTTCGTCGGGGACGTAGAACGTCCGGTCTTCGGGCCAGCCAAGCGACCGCTTCGTTGCCCGCACCTCCTCCTCGCCGAGTGGCTCACCGTGCGCCTGGAATGTGTCCTGTTTGTGCGGGCTCCCGAATCCAAGGTGCGTCCTCGCCACGATCAGCGAGGGCCGGTCGTCGGCCGCGCGGGCCGCGCCGAGCGCGGCGTCCACCGCCCCGAGATCGTTCCCGTCGATCCGCTGCACATGCCAGCCGTACGCTTCGAAACGGGCGCCGACGTCCTCGGTAAAGGTGACGTTCGTCGTCGCGGACAGGCTGACGAGGTTCGCGTCGTACAAGACGATCAGGCGGCCGAGCCGGAGGTGGCCCGCGAGGGACGCCGCCTCCGATGCCACACCCTCCATCATATCTCCGTCGCTGGCGATGACGTACGTGTAGTGGTCAACGACGGAGTGCTCCGGCCGGTTGAACGTGGCCGCCAACCACCGTTCCACGATCGCCAGCCCGACACTGTTCCCAAACCCTTGGCCGAGCGGGCCCGTCGTGACTTCCACCCCGGGAGTGAGCTCGGATTCCGGATGCCCGGGGGTCCGGCTCCCCCACTGGCGGAAGTGCTTGATATCGTCCATCGTGAGATCGTATCCCGTCAAGTAGAGGAGGCTGTAGAGGAGCATGCTGCCGTGTCCGGCCGAGAGCACGAACCGGTCGCGATCCGGCCACTTCGGGTTCTTGGGATTGTGCCGGAGGTGGCGCGTCCACAAGACGTACGCCATCGTGGCCGCGCCCAGCGGCATCCCCGGATGTCCGGAGTGGGCGTGCTCCACGGCATCGATGGACAGG
This genomic stretch from bacterium harbors:
- the gnd gene encoding decarboxylating 6-phosphogluconate dehydrogenase; this translates as MKLGFIGFGRMGGNMVKRLLDRGHEIAVYARRPEVRKEAGGLGATPAASIAELVGQLASPRVVWMMIPAGDAVDATLQDVTPLLGRGDIIVDGGNSWYRDSVRRAEAAKARGLQYIDAGTSGGIWGLTVGYCLMVGGTPEAVRVVEPAFRDLAPEGGYLHVGPSGAGHFVKMIHNGIEYGMMQAYAEGFAVLHDGPYKIDLRAVSDLWNHGSVVRSWLLELAERAFRSDPDLRTLRGYVEDSGEGRWTVQEAIDRNIPAPVITLSLLQRLRSRQEENFGDKVLAALRNQFGGHAVRGA
- the tal gene encoding transaldolase, producing the protein MKEITVRNPLLALSKAGQSVWLDYIQRNLLQSGELRRLVEEDGLSGVTSNPTIFEKAISESPDYDASFARLRSKGASVTEAYETLVAEDITAACDILRPVFDRTGGADGFVSVEVSPLLAHDAAGTVREVRQWIERIGRPNLMVKIPGTPEGVPAIEAMIAEGRNINITLLFSVQAYSRVAEAYLRGLETRVAAGQPIDRVASVASFFVSRIDTETDKRLEAKLQNASDPAERARLQGLLGKVAIANAKRAYRTFREQFGSGRFKALAGRGARVQRPLWGSTSTKNPAYPDLLYVEALVGPDTVDTIPPQTLAAFRDHGRVNPRALLEGLDEADAVFRQLPEVGISIDDVTQRVLDAGVKSFADSYNQLLAAIERRLRAA
- the tkt gene encoding transketolase, which gives rise to MATQIRTLEELCINTIRTLSIDAVEHAHSGHPGMPLGAATMAYVLWTRHLRHNPKNPKWPDRDRFVLSAGHGSMLLYSLLYLTGYDLTMDDIKHFRQWGSRTPGHPESELTPGVEVTTGPLGQGFGNSVGLAIVERWLAATFNRPEHSVVDHYTYVIASDGDMMEGVASEAASLAGHLRLGRLIVLYDANLVSLSATTNVTFTEDVGARFEAYGWHVQRIDGNDLGAVDAALGAARAADDRPSLIVARTHLGFGSPHKQDTFQAHGEPLGEEEVRATKRSLGWPEDRTFYVPDEALREFRKAVERGAELETAWQRRVAAYRASHPDLAGQFTSALAGALPEGWEAKLPTFTLKDGEMATRDAGSKVINALAAVVPNLIGGSADLDPSTRTNMKGQGDFEPPAPAGSAGDGLAPQGTSGGVWGYAGRNLHFGVREHAMAAILTGAALHGGVLPFGATFLTFFDYMKPSVRLAALSGAHAIYVWTHDSIGLGEDGPTHQPIEHLASLRAIPNMMMLRPADATETVEAWRAALKHTGGPVGIVLTRQKLPVLDRSSLAPASGVARGGYVLAEAGGALPEVILIASGSEVPLAVEAHQRLVKEGIRSRVVSMPSWDLFEAQARSYRDQVLPPAVRARVSIEAASPFGWERYVGLDGAIIGVNRFGASAPGSVVMRELGFTPEHVVDAAKTVLEKGRKTR